ctcccccctgatagtatagagcccctactgctcatatgctgagaggaaccagatccacctacctccatggttactggtgctacttctgcctcttcgctggacgatgaggtgtctgctgggctgtagagggctgctgttgatgtagatgttgacgttgatgttgttgggggtggcgcattttccatggggtccgctctgggcgcgggcctaaaaaaggcttacggggaatggttgcggaccccgagctttcaccagtcccatatggtggtctacgactggtggacgccgtggggtactgccgcctgggtttgttaggtctgctcggtcccaaacctgccctcacgagaccaaaggtcttggattcttcctctaggtctttcaccttttttggaaggtcctttccaaaaagcagaattggaggttctgaacccggtgttttgcaaagtcccgcaaacttagggttgagggcaggcttgatgatttccttccgtaaattgtttatctgatattgagtggtgcacagcagagctaatgtatcttgctgatttgtggagatgtccacaccatcaatggaccgagcatatgatgtcatccctgcagtcaggagtttaaggattttctggagcttcaactccaggttcctgatgttctgccccaaatgtccccaaatttggctgtttacagctggtacattcaatgatgtacaattttctggggctgtatatagttcaagagcctcattgaccacccgttcttgtaggggttttgaggacaggtggtcaatgctggctgcaagtttcggctctaaaggccgaccccctcgtggaatgaccacgtagcggttgaccacacccagcagctcttcctgatcctgtacactctgcgtactccggacatcttcagccaacaacccctcttgttgaccagcccagacctggtcgccaatgctgccttcaaaagaaggtgaggcaatggccagtgccgtaaagggcactgcgggagtgcctgggctcccttggcgagtctgctgctgctctctcagcagatctcgctggagcatttgctccataagccgttccattcggcttaggcggctgccagtgccgctctcgagcggtgtggcatcttcatccgaatcgtcggatactaccgcccggttctggctgcaggtacctacagctcgctgctcaggctgcactagcggtgctgggctcggctcggtagttattgctgccgcctcttgccccccctccaaagaacgttcctcaacggaagacgaacgggggcgagctgcaaatttcttccctctggtcttgctcattttcctggaacataaagcagaccacagagaaaatactcacggccacggtaaaacttacctgtcggcctgacttttcaatttgtagcgggagcaccttgaactcccgttcgtcgcgggtgcactgcatgaacgctaatgtcgcgcacacgtgctggacggggtcttcacgtagtcactcacgtgactccgaaataaaatttagaccttttgcagttgtacatccttctgcagttgtgcagggccctagtgagacctcacctggagtactgtgtgcagttttggtctccgaatttgaggaaggatattcttgctattgagggcgtgccacgtaggtttactaggttaattcccggaatggcgggactgtcgtatgttaaaagactggagcggctaggcttgtatacactggaatttagaaggatgagaagggatcttattgaaacatataagattatttagggattggacacgttagaggcaggaaacatgttcccaatgttgggggagtccagaaccaggggccacagtttaagaataaggggtaagccatttagaacggagatgaggaaaaaccttttcagtcagagagttataaatctgtggaattctctgcctctgaaggcagtggaggccaattctctggatgctttcaagagagagctagatagagctcttaaggatagcggagtcagggggtatggggagaaggcaggaacaggatactgattgagaatgatcagccatgatcacattgaatggtggtgctggctcgaagggccgaatggcctactcctgcacctattgtctattgtctatcagtagaGAGGAAGAATCTCACATAAACAGTTTATGGCATGTTATTAAAACAAATTGGCTTATTTTTCCATTCAGGGGGGGGAAAAATAGAatttcacagcaaaaaaagattaATTGTGGATTAAATTCTGAGGTTTCCATTCCATTATGAAAGAGGAGAATTTAAAGAAGTAAACCATATCCATCATGAGAAAAGTTAGAAAATGTGGCATACTGGTTATAAGTGTGCAATGTGATCTCAGAGGTTTTCATGCAGGCCATTCATAACATACTAGGAACTGAACGGTCATAACCGTAGTGTATGGGTTAAACTGACAATTCCAgctaaaatgtgaaatggagttATCAGCTAAGTTAGCAGCCCTACATTCCATAGCCTCTCGAAAACAAATTTCCAGACATGTTATCTGTGATCATTGCCAGGGAACACAGTTTTCAAGGCCATTCTATGGGAAAGCATAACGTTGGCAAACACAACACAACAGCAGTAGTTGGACAAACCACCCGCGCCCCCTGCCGCTAGTAGCGCAGAAACGTCGCAGACAAGGGGGACATGATTGGCTCGTGTAGGGGGCAGTCGCGTGGTCTGCTCTGATAAGAAATGCCATAAAGAATTTTGTTGGGCGCCCTTTCGGGGAGAGAACCTCAGCCTTGGACCATGTCGTGAACATTGCTAGGTGATCTTGAATGAAACATCCTGTGGCGTGCTCTGATGAGTTTGCGTGTGTGTATGGGTTTCCGTGAGTGTATGTAGAAACACCCTGtggcgtgctctgctgtgtactcaGGGTTTGCAAATGTGTTTGGGGATATTCGAGGATACGCGAGTGTATGTGCCTTATTTAGTAGTGTAATAAATTACTGAGTGAATCAAAACTATACGAATCcagtgatttatcgaacacaacagtAACCCTATCCACAATGGCATAGAATAGAAGTCTTAAAGATCTAGTGTTGTCAGGAATTTCTTGTTTTAAGGAAAGAATTTGATATTTGATTCAATGCTACCAAAGTGACAAGCCAAATGCAATCAACCATTaatatttcttggaatgttttatttttctttcccaCTCCAGCTGTTATCTGCTGAGGTATATGATGATGActcttaaatgttgcttttaTCTCAGTGcagccctgccaaattagtttcagCTCCTGATGTGCCCAGGAACAGTCTCCCTAAAATAAAGCATCCTGTCAAGCTGTTGTTGCAGTTGGAGCAAAGCAGAGGCCAGTTTTTCCATGCCTGGAATTGCTGATTTCAGCAAACCCAGTGCAGACATTAGAATTTATTGTTCATTTTCTTGAATCTTGGACTTTTTATATCCAATCTAAATTTTAGCAGTTGGGCTGCTAAAAGCAGTTAGCAGTTAAAAATGACTGCAACATCCCAAATTGAGTGAACTTGCGCTGCTGCTTGTAATCACACAAAACCCACAACTAATCCATAACTGTGGTGCCAAATGAAATGGCAAACCAGTGTAATGGcaaatccccctcctcccgcaggtttaatttattcacaatttTCGTGTATGAACTAATATGGAATTCTAAGCTTAAAAATAAGAGTGCGGCATACAGGAGCAACTCAGTGGTTAAATTGCGTAGAGCGAAAAGTGCTATCACTTACAGGAACACAAGCTCAAGTCTATCTCAGCAGTGCAGAACTCTTAATTGATGTCCTATTGCTCATCCTTGGGTAATGTGGCCACTGAGAGAACAAGGAGTGTGTGGCTGGGGCCACCAAGAGAACTTTTCTGAGTGGTTAAGAAAGTTCACGGTTGCACCATAAGTCCACCAACTTTGGATTTAGTGGTGTGTATCATCAGGTCTACAACTTAACTGTATTAAGGTGAATCAC
This region of Rhinoraja longicauda isolate Sanriku21f chromosome 1, sRhiLon1.1, whole genome shotgun sequence genomic DNA includes:
- the LOC144599077 gene encoding uncharacterized protein LOC144599077, with translation MSKTRGKKFAARPRSSSVEERSLEGGQEAAAITTEPSPAPLVQPEQRAVGTCSQNRAVVSDDSDEDATPLESGTGSRLSRMERLMEQMLQRDLLREQQQTRQGSPGTPAVPFTALAIASPSFEGSIGDQVWAGQQEGLLAEDVRSTQSVQDQEELLGVVNRYVVIPRGGRPLEPKLAASIDHLSSKPLQERVVNEALELYTAPENCTSLNVPAVNSQIWGHLGQNIRNLELKLQKILKLLTAGMTSYARSIDGVDISTNQQDTLALLCTTQYQINNLRKEIIKPALNPKFAGLCKTPGSEPPILLFGKDLPKKVKDLEEESKTFGLVRAGLGPSRPNKPRRQYPTASTSRRPPYGTGESSGSATIPRKPFLGPRPERTPWKMRHPQQHQRQHLHQQQPSTAQQTPHRPAKRQK